The genomic interval TGGGGCGGAGTGATATGAAAATTAGAGGAAAGATACTCATAGCATTTTTCTTAATGCTCTGTACAGCATATATAGTGTATGATTTATTTCTAGTAGAGTCGTATAAAAATGAAATACTCAAAGATTTAGAAACAAATTTAAGAGTGTATATAGAGCAATCTGATTATCACTTAACTAGATATGCTATAAATTTAGAAAATGACATAGATCTTATAGAACTTGTTTTTAGTGAGGACATTAACAAAGATAATGGCATATTGCTAGAAGATTATTTTAATAAATTTGTTAAGACAAAGGCTAGCACAAAATACATTTTTTTTGGTAATGAAAGTGGGACGTTTATATACAACGATAAATTAGCACAGGAAAATGATTTAAACGGATATGATGTAAGAGAACGGCCATGGTATAAAAAAGCAATAGCATATCCAAATCAGGTTGTAATTACAGAACCTTATAAAGGAATAGATGGCAAGACTTATTTCATAACTTTTGCAAAAGCCATTACAAATATAAATGGAGAAATCATTGGTGTAATTGGAATAGATATAGACTTTGGCACAGTAGAATCATATCTGAGAAAAGCATTTAAGGAGGAGCGCTGTGAAATTGGAATAGTTACAGACCATATAATGGTTTCTAGCAATGGCAAATCAAAACTTGAATGGCGTGAAGAACCAAATGAATATATATCATTTTATAATGATATAAGTGAATATGATAAACTGGGAAAGTTTAAAATTGAAGAAGAAGAATTTTATTCGATATCAAAACTATCAGATAAATTAGATTGGATATTTTATGTGAAATTACCATTAGATTATGTAAGTGAATTACAATCAACTCGAGTAGCACCATTTTGGACATTGAGTGCAGTATTATTATTTTTTATGATACTTATATTGATGATTATAATACAAAAAATATTGATAATTCCTATAATTAGGATGAATAGGATAGTCAGTGATATAATTCAAACTGGAGATTTAGATCACAAATTAAATTTTGAGAGGCAAGATGAAATTGGACAATTAGCAGATTCATTTGATAGTATGCTCTTCAAACTTTTGAAAAATAGAGAGGAATTAGAGTACAAGGTATCCGAAAGAACCGCTGAACTGACAAAATTAAAAGTAGCCGTAGAACAGAGTCCTTCGGGAATAGTCATAACAGATTTAGAAGGCAATGTTATGTATACCAACAAAAGAGTTAGCGAGCTTACAGGCTATAGAGAGGAAGAATTAATTGGTCAAAAGACTAATTTGTTTAAAACCACTTATCACGACAGAGCGTATTATGATGAATTATGGGAGACTATAGAATCAGGAAAAATTTGGAGAGGTGAATTCTACAATAAGAAAAAAGATGAATCTTGCTACTGGGAAAAATGTTTGATAGCTCCAGTTACAGATGAAAATGGTGATATAGTCAATTATATAGCCATGAAAGAAGATGTAACGGAACTTAAAGCGGCACAAGAGGAACTAGTAAGAGCAAAGGCAAAAGCAGAGATGGCTACACAAGCAAAGAGTGATTTTTTGGCTAATATGTCACATGAAATCAGGACACCTATGAATGCAATTATAGGTATAAATGAACTCCTTATGGGAAGTGAACTTTCAATTAGACAAAAAGATTATTCAGAGAAAATAGAGCGTGCGGCAAAGCATCTGCTAAAGATAATAAACGATGTTCTAGATTTTTCTAAAATAGAAGCTGGAAAATTGGTTATAGAAAATATAGAGTTTGATTTGAAAAATGTTTTAGACGACTTAGAGAGCATAATGGGGGTTGAAGCATCAAAGAAAGATATAGACTTGATATTTGATATAGATCAAAGCTGCCCAGTGAATTTAATTGGTGACGAACTTAGACTCAACCAAATCCTCCTTAATCTAATAGGAAATGCCATCAAATTTACAGATGAAGGAGAGGTGAGACTTAGAGTAGTTTGTCTAAAAGAGGAAAAAGATAGCGTATATTTTCTTTTTGATTTAAAGGATACCGGCATAGGAATATCAGAAGAAGAACAGGATAAAATTTTTCAGAAATTCACTCAAGCGGATGAATCCATAACGAGAAAGTATGGAGGAACGGGGCTTGGATTAGTAATAGTAGAAGAATTGATAGGCATTATGAATGGAAAGCTAGAAATAGAGAGTGAGGTAGGTAGAGGAACAAGATTTAAAGTATTTATAGAGTTCAAGAAGAATAACTTGAGTTCGAAACCAATCAAGGCTAAAGAAAAATCATATGAAGAATATGGCGAAGCTAGAAAAACCATAGATGTGGCAATAGATTTAGAGGAAATAGAAAAATTACATGAGAAAAGAAAAGCCACAATGAACTCAGGAGAAAACTTGAAGTTAAAAATGGATACATTGGAGAAAAAACTCATAAATTGTCTGGAAAATTACGATACTGATGCAGAAGATTATGTAATAAAATTGATGGAATTATCAAAAGAAGACAAGGAAAAATACAATAAAATATACAAATTAGTTTTAGACTATGAGTTTGATAGAGCACTTGAGATTATGAAAGAGAACAAAGATGAATTAGAACAAAGATGAATTTAGAATACAGATAAAATTTAAACTAAAAAATGCTATCTCACAGTAGATTTATTCATTCTATTGTAGGATAGCACTTTTTATTATTAGTTTGGCTTTTTGAGCACAATTATTTTTTTATTGTCGGTATATATCAGTTCTAAATCAAATAAATCACATAAAAATTCAAAAGATTTTATAGAATAGAAGGTTATATGTGTTTCATCTCTTCTATACCACCAGTTTAGAAATTCGTCGTGAGAACTTGGCTTAAACTGAGTGATTATAGAGATATGACCTCCGGGTTTTAAAAAACTTAGAATATGTGATATGGATTTAAGTGGTTGATTGAAATGTTCAAACACTTCAGTAGATGTTATTAAGTCATATTTATATTGGTCAAAATCTGGTGAAAACGGATAAATTCTATCGTATGTTTTGACGATAGGGATAAACTCTTTCATCAAATCAGCTAAGACTGGTCCTGGACCGCATCCATAATCTAGAGCTGATTCAAAATCAATATTTAGCGGAGTTATAGATTTTTCTATAAATTCTCTAAACATATTCACATAGCCTTCACAATTAGCTGAATTATTGTGGGTATCATAGCTTGATTTTTCATCTGCTTTTGATTTCAATAATTTAGACTCGTCTTGAAATATAGTATCGCAATTTTCACAATGATAGTAGTTCAAATCATAATTTTCGTCATATATAGTAGTCAAAGTATTACATTTACAAATTTTACAAGATTCCATAGTGTTTCCTCCTTAAAATACCATACTATATAATCATAGATTAGAAGAGATGTCAAGCGGATTAGAAGCGAACCGCGGTTTGAGAAAAATAAGACAAAATTAAATATGATTAGAATGTAGATTGGTTTACACTAGCACTTAAATCCATTAAAATAGATATGAGTATTATTGAAAAAGAAAGTAGGATTATCTTATGAAAAAAGACTGGAAAGAAGGATTGAAAAAACTAAAAAAAGCATTAAATTTTGAGAGAGAAGAAGAGAAAGAGCGCCATGAA from Tissierellales bacterium carries:
- a CDS encoding ATP-binding protein: MKIRGKILIAFFLMLCTAYIVYDLFLVESYKNEILKDLETNLRVYIEQSDYHLTRYAINLENDIDLIELVFSEDINKDNGILLEDYFNKFVKTKASTKYIFFGNESGTFIYNDKLAQENDLNGYDVRERPWYKKAIAYPNQVVITEPYKGIDGKTYFITFAKAITNINGEIIGVIGIDIDFGTVESYLRKAFKEERCEIGIVTDHIMVSSNGKSKLEWREEPNEYISFYNDISEYDKLGKFKIEEEEFYSISKLSDKLDWIFYVKLPLDYVSELQSTRVAPFWTLSAVLLFFMILILMIIIQKILIIPIIRMNRIVSDIIQTGDLDHKLNFERQDEIGQLADSFDSMLFKLLKNREELEYKVSERTAELTKLKVAVEQSPSGIVITDLEGNVMYTNKRVSELTGYREEELIGQKTNLFKTTYHDRAYYDELWETIESGKIWRGEFYNKKKDESCYWEKCLIAPVTDENGDIVNYIAMKEDVTELKAAQEELVRAKAKAEMATQAKSDFLANMSHEIRTPMNAIIGINELLMGSELSIRQKDYSEKIERAAKHLLKIINDVLDFSKIEAGKLVIENIEFDLKNVLDDLESIMGVEASKKDIDLIFDIDQSCPVNLIGDELRLNQILLNLIGNAIKFTDEGEVRLRVVCLKEEKDSVYFLFDLKDTGIGISEEEQDKIFQKFTQADESITRKYGGTGLGLVIVEELIGIMNGKLEIESEVGRGTRFKVFIEFKKNNLSSKPIKAKEKSYEEYGEARKTIDVAIDLEEIEKLHEKRKATMNSGENLKLKMDTLEKKLINCLENYDTDAEDYVIKLMELSKEDKEKYNKIYKLVLDYEFDRALEIMKENKDELEQR
- a CDS encoding class I SAM-dependent methyltransferase — protein: MESCKICKCNTLTTIYDENYDLNYYHCENCDTIFQDESKLLKSKADEKSSYDTHNNSANCEGYVNMFREFIEKSITPLNIDFESALDYGCGPGPVLADLMKEFIPIVKTYDRIYPFSPDFDQYKYDLITSTEVFEHFNQPLKSISHILSFLKPGGHISIITQFKPSSHDEFLNWWYRRDETHITFYSIKSFEFLCDLFDLELIYTDNKKIIVLKKPN